The region GCACGGTTGATTCCAATATAGTGACTGTATCTATCGCGATTACGGGACAAAATGATGCGCCCGTAATATCAGCATCACCAATAACACTCGCTGTCGCAGGCGTTGCTTATGGCTTTACGGCAAGTGCAACTGATGTGGATAATACGTCAGCCGAACTCACTTATAGCCTCAGTAATCAACCAAGCTGGTTAACGATTAACGCAATAAGTGGTGTGGTCAGTGGTACGCCTACGGCAGCGGAAGTCGATGTGACCACCAGTAATATTACAGTGAGTGTATCAGACGGCAGCGCCAGCGATTCACTCTCCTTTAGCATTGCAGTAGATGGCGATCTGGATGGCGATCAAATCGGTGATGATGTTGATAGCGATATCGATGGCGATGGCATGAGCAATGAGTTTGAACTTGCAAATGGCTTAGATCCGCTGGATGCTAGCGATGCTAGTTTGGATTTAGATGGCGATGGCGTCACTAATTTAGATGAATATTTAGCTGGAACTGATCCGACTCGGGATGATTACGCCCCTGTATTTACCGCGCCGGAAGATTTAATCGGAGACTTAGCCGTAAATGCCACGGGGTTATTTACTAAAGTCAGTTTGGTTGTCCCAACTGTCGAAGATGGTAAAGATGGAACCTTGCTTGCTCAATATGATCTGTTCGCCTGTGTTAGCGAAGATGATGCGGTTGGCAAATCAGCGCAAACCCATTTTGCACCTGGTTGCTATAACATCCTCTGGTCAGCAGTAGATTCCGCTGGTAACAACGCCAATCTAACCCAAAAACTGCATGTTATTCCGTTGGTGGAGTTCAGTAAAAACCAAGATACCGCAGAAGAGGGCGAGGTGTCCTTTGATATTATCCTTAATGGACAGGCTGCAATATATCCAGTGACTATTCCATTTACTATATCGGGAACAGCGGTTAACCCTGAAGATCATAACCTTACCGATAGAAGCGTTAGCTTGCAAAAAATAACAGGTGCAGTCAAAGGTGAAACAACAGCAACCGTGACCTTTGACGTAAGGGATGATGGCGTAGGTGAGGGGACTGAAAACATTACGGTTACCATGAACCAACCAACTAATGCGGTTATAGGTGCTAAAGATAGCCACACGATCACGATTTATGAAGAAAATGTTGCCCCCAAGGTACGGTTTAGTGCTACAGCAACGGTTACGGAAAATAGTGCGATTAAACGAATTATCCATAATGATGATGACGAGTTTACTATTCACGCTGTGGTTGCCGACCCAAATACGGGTGATAACCACAGTTATGATTGGTCATCCAGTGACGGTGCTTTAGGTGATATTGATAGTACGAATAGTCTATTCACGATTAACCCAGCGGACTTGGCTACAGGTAGTTATAAGTTAGTGGTGCAGATAAGTGATGGTGAAAAAACCGCTATGGTAGAAACATCCCTGCGAGTGATAAAAGATGTGATAGCGCTTGGTAGTAGCGATAGCGATGGTGATGGTATTAGCGATGAAAGCGAGGGCTTAACAGATAGTGATCTTGATGGCATCCCTGATTACCTTGACCATATTGCACTGGCCAGTAATGTTATTCAGGAAATACGCAGTGAGTCTGCTGGCGAAGTGATTAATAGTCAGGCGTTCTTAATGGAAACTGAGGCCGGATTGTCACTGAGATTAGGGCATGTGGCATTTGACTCAGGAAGCACTAGTCAAACCGGTAATGAATCGGGTTCTGGCGTCTCAGCCGAGAATATTGCCGAGTTTCATGAAGTGGGCAGCGGCGTTGCTGAGGAGCTAACCCGTTATAATTTTGATAATGGTATTTTCAATTTCATTGTCGATGATCTGCCTGTAGCAGGGCAAAGCGTTAATATTGTGCTGGCGCAGTTTAAAGCAATCCCCGCCGATGCTATTTATCGAAAACTGATGCCAACGGGCTGGGTCGATTTTACCGAAAATGCCAATAATCAGCTGAGATCGGCACCCGGCGAAAAAGGCTATTGCCCACCTCCTGGTGATGTTGCTTACGTGGCGGGATTAACACTGGGTCATTGGTGTGTACAGCTCACCATTGAAGATGGCGGACCGAATGATGCCGATGGTGAAATCAATGGTGCCGTGAATGATCCAGGCGGTGTCGCTACGGCACTCTTTGAACCCATTGAAGTGACAACGAAGGGTAAAGGTGGCGCGGGGTCAATGTCTGAAAGTTTAGTGATATTACTTGGATTATTGGCGTTAACAAGGGGCGTAATGCAATCAAAAACCGGCACCACTTACTGGCGGGTATTACAGTATAGTTTGATTGCTATGGCTATTATGTTGAAGTCAGCTCAGGCCGCCGACAGCACGTCGACGGAAAATATACCAGTAAGTACGACGACAACTGTGGTAACCGCTACTCCCATTGAGCAAGAGCTTCGGGGTGTGACGACGCCGACAACAACAACAATGGCATTGGAAAAAACCACACAGAAACGTTTTTACATCGGCATGAGCGTACTGGCGGTCAAAAGTGAAGAGCGTAACGATGATTTTGAGCGTGAGCTAACTCAGTTAGGCTTAGATGCTCAGGTTAGCCAAAGTGATTTGTCTCGACCGGGTTTCCGGGGTTATATCGGACTACAAACTACCCCCTGGTTAGCATTTGAATTAGGTTATGTTAATTTAGGGCAGGTTGAAACAACGCTAACTGGGCAGGCGATTGATGCTAACGTCTATTTAGATAGTGCTCAGCAGGTTTATCCGGTCACCGCAGATGCTGGCGTGCTTGACATGATCTTTAATTTGGCTTTGACTGATCATATCAGCGGAGTATTGCAAGTGGGCAAAATGCGTTGGGCCAGTAAGTATGAGTTATCCACGGGAACGATTACCCGTGAGTTTGATGACAGTGGTTGGGGCACCCATTATGGAGCTGGGGTTGAAGTCGAGTTTGTAACCGCATTGCCTGTATATTTTGGCTGGAACCGTTATGATTTTGCCAACACCCATGTTGATGCATGGGAGTTTGGGATCAAATACCGTTTCTAACCCCTAACTGTGGAATGCATGGTATTAAAACTTAACGCTGGCTTATCAGTTTTAAGCTTATTTTAAACGAAATAAAATAACTAAAAATGGTCTGACTTTCAGGCCATTTTTATGGACAAATTAAATCCTATCTAACCCGCAGCGGATTACTGTGCTGCCAATTGCTGACGATGACTTTGTTGTGCCGTACCTGCTGCAATCGATGGCGAAGAGGTTGTTCATATCAAACTTGAACTATAGCGAGTTACGCAGTTTAGCGTTATGATTTTTAACAATCACTAAAAATACCTCTTATTTTCTGCGTTTTAGTTAGTATTACGTCATTTATTTTATCGTTTGCATTATTTTCTTGTTGTGACTAGTGTTAATTTATTGTTATGTGTTTTAGTTCAATGTTATTTGATTCAGCCTAGTGCATAGTTGTTCTATATTTTTAATTATCATTCTATTTAGGTCTAATTAGCTGCTTTACTTTATCTACGTAGAGCGGAACACTGATTTTAAGTGTTTTTAGATATGAATATGTAAGCGTCAGTCTTGCTTACATATGTGCAAAGCAATGGTAATTATGAATAAACACCGACTAATGGATTAATTTGTTCGAAAATATAACAAGGAATTAATATGCAAAAGAATAAAATCAGCAAAATTATCGCTTTAAGTACAATGATATTTTGTTCTGCAAGTGCTAATGCCGGTGCTGTATTAGATCGCATTGCTGAATCTGGTGAGCTACGCGCATGTTTTGATGCAGGCTATATGCCATTTGAGATGAAATCAAAGAATAACAGTTACATAGGCTTTGATGTCGACTTAGGTAAAATAATGGCGAAACAGATGGGTGTTAAATATGTACCCGTCAATACAGCATGGGACGGTATTATCCCTGCACTTATCACCGGGAAATGTGACTTGATCATGGCTGGTATGACGGTTACAGCTAAGCGTAATCTCAAAGTGAACTTTGCTGACCCGTATATTGTTGTTGGTCAATCTATCATTATCAACCCGAAACTTAAGGGTGAAATTACCAGTTATAAGGACCTGAACGATCCACAATACACAGTGGCGGGTAAACTTGGCACAACAGGCGAAGTTGTTATCAAAAGAATGCTTAAAAAAGCCAAATACAATGCGTTTGAAACAGAAACTGACGCGGCTTTAGAGGTTATCAACGGCAAAGCAGATGCAATGGTTTACGATATGCCATTTATATCTATTTATGCTGCGCAAAATAGCGATAAAGTTGAATCGATTCTTGAACCTTTCACTTACGAGCCGCTTGGTTGGGCTGTGAAACAAGGTGATCATGACATGCTTAACTTCCTGAATAACTTCTTGCGTCAAATCAAAGGTGACGGCACCTATGATCGAATCTATGACAAATGGTTCAAGAGTGATGCTTGGTTAAAGCAAGTTAAATAAGCGAATGGGCCAGTAGCCTTCTGTTACTGGCTTTTTAGCTCTTTATTTGGGATTAATATGCACGATAAAAAAAATAATTGGATGTGGCACTTACTGTCTCTTATGGTTTTGGTAGCAGTAGGATTTTCAATCTATTCAGCATCACAAAAAATTGATTATACTTGGCAATGGAATCGCGTGGTTCCCTACATTATAGATACCTCACCAGTGGAAACCTATGCTGAGTATGATGGTACTATCAGTATTAATGGCAGTGGCCTCGTTACTGTTGAATTCGATAACGGTGAACCAACTCAGGTCGTCGTAAAAGCAGATGATGTATTTGTCAGTGATGGCGATCTGGTTTTTGAAGGTGATACAGTATCAAGCCTCAATCAACAGAGTATGGGGGTATTGTTACAAGGCTTGTTAATGACGATTAAGTTGTCACTTATCTCGCTATTTTTTGCCATTATCATTGGTTTAGTCGCGGCATTAATGCGTATATCTGTTAATCCTTTAAGCCGGAACTTTGCCTTCTTATATGTCGAAGTGATCCGTGGCACACCGTTACTTGTGCAGATATTTATTGTTTACTTCTTCTTAGGGACCATTTTCGATTTAGATCGATTTACCGCGGGTATTGCCGCCCTATCTGTGTTCACCGGTGCTTACATTGCGGAGATAATACGTTCAGGTATTCAGTCTATTTCACCTGGTCAGATGGAAGCTGCACGCTCGTTGGGCATGAGTTATCCAAAAGCGATGATCTACGTTGTTTTACCACAGGCATTTAAACGTACTTTGCCGCCAATGGCTGGTCAGTTTATTAACTTAATCAAAGATTCGTCTCTGGTATCAGTTATCTCAATTACAGATTTAACTAAAGCTGGTAGGGAAGTAGTTGCGGGCAGTTTCGCTACATTTGAAGTTTGGTTTGCGGTAGCAGCGCTTTATCTTGTACTTACTTCAACGTTATCTTTCGGCGTTCAGCGCATAGAAAAGAGGTTATCAACCAGTGACTAGAGCAAATTATAACGGCGATGATATGGTGATCGCCACTGATGTAGATAAAATATACCCTAACAAGTGTCATGCCCTTAAAAAAGTATCCGTGACTGTTAAGCGTGGTGAAGTAGTGGTTATTATTGGCCCATCAGGGTCAGGTAAGTCTACATTTTTACGTACGCTAAACCAGTTAGAAACGGTGACTGAAGGGGATATTACTATTGATGGTATCAATATGTACGACTCCTCTACCAATATTAATACCTTACGTGAAAACGTCGGCATGGTGTTTCAATCGTTTAATCTTTTCCCGCATTTATCGGTTAAAGAAAATGTGAAGTTAGCGCCATTAAAGGTATCAAATTTGGGTAAGGAGCAAGTTGAAAAAGACGCTATAAGCTTGCTTACTCGAGTTGGCTTAGCTGAAAAAGTGGATGTGTACCCAAGTCAGTTATCCGGCGGGCAACAGCAACGAGTGGCGATTGCCAGAGCATTAGCCATGAAACCTGATCTGATGTTATTTGATGAGCCAACATCGGCGCTGGATCCTGAAATGGTCGGGGAGGTACTTGAGGTGATGAAATCACTGGCAGAAGAAGGCATGACCATGGTTGTGGTTACGCACGAAATGGGCTTTGCTAACGAAGTTGCCGACCGAGTGTTGTTTATGGAAGATGGTCAACTGCTTGTAGACGATGTGCCGGCCAACTTTTTTGAAAACCCTTCTCATCCAAGGTTGAAAAAATTCCTATCGAGTATCTTGTAATTTAAATCGCTAATTCAACCTTACCTCTCTTCACCTCACCGATAGCAGTAAATTGACTATCTGTGAGGTGGTCTAACTTGTATTTATGAAAAGTACTAACCAAAAGCATTAA is a window of Moritella sp. Urea-trap-13 DNA encoding:
- a CDS encoding outer membrane beta-barrel protein, with amino-acid sequence TVDSNIVTVSIAITGQNDAPVISASPITLAVAGVAYGFTASATDVDNTSAELTYSLSNQPSWLTINAISGVVSGTPTAAEVDVTTSNITVSVSDGSASDSLSFSIAVDGDLDGDQIGDDVDSDIDGDGMSNEFELANGLDPLDASDASLDLDGDGVTNLDEYLAGTDPTRDDYAPVFTAPEDLIGDLAVNATGLFTKVSLVVPTVEDGKDGTLLAQYDLFACVSEDDAVGKSAQTHFAPGCYNILWSAVDSAGNNANLTQKLHVIPLVEFSKNQDTAEEGEVSFDIILNGQAAIYPVTIPFTISGTAVNPEDHNLTDRSVSLQKITGAVKGETTATVTFDVRDDGVGEGTENITVTMNQPTNAVIGAKDSHTITIYEENVAPKVRFSATATVTENSAIKRIIHNDDDEFTIHAVVADPNTGDNHSYDWSSSDGALGDIDSTNSLFTINPADLATGSYKLVVQISDGEKTAMVETSLRVIKDVIALGSSDSDGDGISDESEGLTDSDLDGIPDYLDHIALASNVIQEIRSESAGEVINSQAFLMETEAGLSLRLGHVAFDSGSTSQTGNESGSGVSAENIAEFHEVGSGVAEELTRYNFDNGIFNFIVDDLPVAGQSVNIVLAQFKAIPADAIYRKLMPTGWVDFTENANNQLRSAPGEKGYCPPPGDVAYVAGLTLGHWCVQLTIEDGGPNDADGEINGAVNDPGGVATALFEPIEVTTKGKGGAGSMSESLVILLGLLALTRGVMQSKTGTTYWRVLQYSLIAMAIMLKSAQAADSTSTENIPVSTTTTVVTATPIEQELRGVTTPTTTTMALEKTTQKRFYIGMSVLAVKSEERNDDFERELTQLGLDAQVSQSDLSRPGFRGYIGLQTTPWLAFELGYVNLGQVETTLTGQAIDANVYLDSAQQVYPVTADAGVLDMIFNLALTDHISGVLQVGKMRWASKYELSTGTITREFDDSGWGTHYGAGVEVEFVTALPVYFGWNRYDFANTHVDAWEFGIKYRF
- a CDS encoding transporter substrate-binding domain-containing protein; translation: MQKNKISKIIALSTMIFCSASANAGAVLDRIAESGELRACFDAGYMPFEMKSKNNSYIGFDVDLGKIMAKQMGVKYVPVNTAWDGIIPALITGKCDLIMAGMTVTAKRNLKVNFADPYIVVGQSIIINPKLKGEITSYKDLNDPQYTVAGKLGTTGEVVIKRMLKKAKYNAFETETDAALEVINGKADAMVYDMPFISIYAAQNSDKVESILEPFTYEPLGWAVKQGDHDMLNFLNNFLRQIKGDGTYDRIYDKWFKSDAWLKQVK
- a CDS encoding amino acid ABC transporter permease; amino-acid sequence: MHDKKNNWMWHLLSLMVLVAVGFSIYSASQKIDYTWQWNRVVPYIIDTSPVETYAEYDGTISINGSGLVTVEFDNGEPTQVVVKADDVFVSDGDLVFEGDTVSSLNQQSMGVLLQGLLMTIKLSLISLFFAIIIGLVAALMRISVNPLSRNFAFLYVEVIRGTPLLVQIFIVYFFLGTIFDLDRFTAGIAALSVFTGAYIAEIIRSGIQSISPGQMEAARSLGMSYPKAMIYVVLPQAFKRTLPPMAGQFINLIKDSSLVSVISITDLTKAGREVVAGSFATFEVWFAVAALYLVLTSTLSFGVQRIEKRLSTSD
- a CDS encoding amino acid ABC transporter ATP-binding protein gives rise to the protein MVIATDVDKIYPNKCHALKKVSVTVKRGEVVVIIGPSGSGKSTFLRTLNQLETVTEGDITIDGINMYDSSTNINTLRENVGMVFQSFNLFPHLSVKENVKLAPLKVSNLGKEQVEKDAISLLTRVGLAEKVDVYPSQLSGGQQQRVAIARALAMKPDLMLFDEPTSALDPEMVGEVLEVMKSLAEEGMTMVVVTHEMGFANEVADRVLFMEDGQLLVDDVPANFFENPSHPRLKKFLSSIL